From the genome of Fusarium oxysporum f. sp. lycopersici 4287 chromosome 3, whole genome shotgun sequence, one region includes:
- a CDS encoding hypothetical protein (At least one base has a quality score < 10), with protein sequence MPRIPWGASRLKREVGSELSRGFHPDNVEDEQFVQRILQVMLSAVAKSELPVEKLDFYLGHVDEPKSVNPISLQLLDWPVYVSPIAWTLTSLTSLRLLISPFYKNNRAYGWEKRAMGFFDLFPQLSRFSLAFDDEFNNHTIFPIFSELLKIPQLRVMGLARFEATAAELTKILLQHQSTLEEITLREVEMDGAGSWTSVLSTVRDMRQFHNFTMKQCLIGDWFFTDVSGEIDEVVSIKDRERIEELAAQIEIASAEMAAK encoded by the coding sequence ATGCCCCGGATCCCTTGGGGCGCGAGTCGGCTGAAAAGAGAGGTGGGCAGCGAGCTGTCAAGGGGCTTTCATCCTGACAATGTTGAGGATGAACAGTTTGTGCAGCGTATATTGCAAGTCATGCTTAGCGCAGTGGCCAAAAGCGAACTACCTGTTGAGAAACTTGACTTCTACCTTGGTCATGTGGATGAGCCAAAAAGCGTCAACCCCATCAGCCTCCAACTGCTTGACTGGCCAGTTTATGTGTCACCAATTGCTTGGACGCTTACCAGCCTGACTTCCCTACGACTGCTTATTTCTCCATTCTATAAGAACAACCGTGCTTATGGCTGGGAGAAGAGAGCCATGGGATTTTTTGACCTCTTCCCTCAGCTGTCGCGCTTCTCGTTGGCATTTGATGACGAATTCAACAATCATACAATATTTCCAATCTTTTCGGAACTGTTGAAAATACCACAATTGCGGGTAATGGGGCTCGCTCGATTCGAAGCCACCGCCGCCGAATTGACCAAAATTCTTTTACAGCATCAGTCGACGCTTGAGGAGATAACACTGCGGGAAGTGGAGATGGACGGGGCTGGGAGCTGGACTTCTGTATTGAGCACCGTCAGGGATATGCGTCAATTCCACAACTTTACCATGAAGCAATGTTTGATCGGAGATTGGTTCTTTACGGACGTGTCGGGTGAGATAGATGAGGTAGTCTCTATCAAAGACAGGGAAAGGATTGAAGAGCTTGCGGCCCAGATAGAAATTGCAAGTGCTGAGATGGCTGCTAAGTGA